The nucleotide window AAGACAGACCGTAGAATGTGAAAATAGTTTTGATCCTGTGAGGGTCGATGAGCTATTGAAGATCATAGTTCCTATTCAAGATATTATCCCTGAAAATACGAAGGAGAAAAGAGAAATAAAAATATTCCTGGCATCTTCAAATGAACTTGAGGAGGATAGAATAGCAATTAAAGAACTTACCGATCTAATAAATTCAGATATTAGTTCACAGGGAATTGTACTTAAAATGATTATGTGGGAAGAAAAATTAAAAAGTTTCTATAAAGATAATTATCAGAAATATCTTAATAAAATGATACATGAGTGTGATATTTTCATATCCCTGTTTTTTACTAAAGTAGGTGAGCATACGAAAGAAGAATTTGATTTAGCCTTCAGTGAATTTCAAAAAGGGGAAAACCTCAAATACCTATATGTTTATTTCAAAATTGGTGATGTATCAACGGATAAAGTAGATAGAGGGATGGTTGAAGTTAATGATTTTAAGAAATACTTGTATGAAATAAAGCAGATTCATACTGATTATAATACAAAAGAGAAATTATTGAGAGAAGTTGGTGATCAAATTGAGATGTTAGTATCAGAAATAACAGAAAGAGAGTAAAATCTTAAAAATATATAATAATGCAGACAGACTAGGGAGATTTTTTGTAAAGAACACAACTATAGCAGAACGAGCTCGGATAAGAAAGGGATTTCTTTACTATGTTCACTTTGTTCACTGCATTAACAGGAATAGTGAGATGGGATGGTTTAGTTAAGAAGATTTCGATTGTCCTGTGTCCGACGTGTGAGTAAGCTCATTCAGAGAAAAAACTTTGACAAAAGATAGAAGGGGCAAATAATTGTTACATAAGAATATAAAGGGTTATCTATGAATAAGAAGCTTACACACAGCATAGAGGATTACCTAGAAACAATTTATTTGCTTTCTCAGGTAGATGGCACTATCCGAATAACAGATATTGCTGCCAGGATGGAGGTTCGCAAGTCATCAATAGTTTCAGCCGTAAAGAAACTGG belongs to Candidatus Stygibacter australis and includes:
- a CDS encoding metal-dependent transcriptional regulator: MNKKLTHSIEDYLETIYLLSQVDGTIRITDIAARMEVRKSSIVSAVKKLEQCGFVQHEPYGSILLTDEGKLRGSEVYQKHLVLKSFFIDILGLPEEI